GCATGGTTCTGTTCCCCGTCAATGATTGCTATTGGCTTCTTATTATCTTCCTCTCCTGCATACCCATCACTAGTCTCCATTTGTATTTTAAGAGGGTGTTTGTGTTTTACGtctgtattaaatatttgttcttgcaTTGTGATCTGAGTGCCTTGCTGGGGGCAGACGGGGttggggggggtctctccccaaATAATGTAATGAATAAATGAGCAACATCCAAGTAACTGGTAGCCTGGTATGTGGACAGAGTAAATATGTCAATTTATCAGGCTCCCTAAAATCATTGGGCATGATAgttataataatacttagcacctTTGAAACTTAGATCTCTACATGCTTTGTCAAAGGCGAGCaagcattattatccctgttttacagatggggaaactctgtcacagaggttaagtgacttactcaTAGTTGCCCAAGTCAAGTGGAATTGCCTTCCACCTTGTGCTATAGGGAGGTCAAGTCTGAAGTTAAGCTTTATAGTCTCAAGGTTTTCTTAATGCCTGATTTAAGTGTTGATTGACAGAAGTGCAGCAAGTTCAACAAATGTGTGCATATTAAACTAAATGGAAATCCGCTGTGAGAGCCTAGAAAAGAAGGCTGCCTTCTTGCTGCTAAATTTAGGTATGTCTCCAATATCCATTTTTTCCCTCCCATACATGTGCTGCACTTCAAAAGGGTTTCGTTTTTGGGGGCTGCCCCACCCAATGGAAAGATCATGGTACAGGGTAAGCAAAATTCTTACAGTCATGGTTTTGTAGGAGGAAAGGGTCTGAAGTTTGTGAGTGGCAGGAGTCAACTAATTAtacagcctcccttctccttaaAAGGGTTCTTATCCTCAGGAACACCTTTCAAAAGAGGGTCCTCTGCTGCCATGGATTCTATATACTCCTTGAGCTCTTTGCCCGTCTTGGAGACCTGGAGAGAAAGAAGAATCTCTTTTTAGATTATGATAATGAGATCTCATTATATAGGATTGGCCAGACTGTGTCAGACTCATGGGCCCTCTACTCCACTGTCGGACAGTGGCAAGTGCCAGATGATTCAGAAGAAAGTGCAGGAAGCCTCTCCCCATGTAGAAGTCATCCTAGCCCCTAATTGTTAGAGATTGTCTGAAGAGTTTGGAGCTTGCTGTTTTAGATCCCTACCAGACCCATTTCTTAGCATTAACTGTTCTAACTCTGAATAgccttgttatccatataaatgtccaatcccacTCTGAATCTTGCACCTTGATGGGAATTATTTTTCTGAAGCAGGCCACTTCCCTGCATCATCAGCAGGAATTTCCCAGAACCCCGGGGGATGGTGCTGAGAACCCTCAGCAAGCCAATAAGAGCTCCGTGGAGCTGAGAGTATTCAACATCAGGAGGAGCTCCTCTGGCACTGTGGAACTCACAACAATAAGGGTAAAAGCTCATCTGTACGGGAGACAGAACCTTCTTCCGGGCTGGTCTGAGACTGTGTAATGAACTCCCCCAGGCACTCAGGGTTATAACAGACCTTATCGCTTtttgctccaagtgcaaggcacatttttttgaccttgccttctctaatgtAAACGTGTAGCAAcagatatatatttaataaacCAAAAACCCTAGCAAAACAAGACATTCCTTTGCACACACTTCtctctctggggagaggataagagaacaaacacatgacagatacatagtcacattgcttaatgcgctacaggaaggtgctcagatactctggtgatgaGTGCGGTATAAAACCtgtatagaatagaatatcaaCGCTGGGCCGATGAACCAGCCAACGAATTCCATGCAGAGAGACCGCATTGCTATCCTGGCTCCTGTTCTAAGAACTCTGGCCATGTTAATTCAGCTGGGTTATACTGTAGTAATTTAACAGTACAAGATGGAAATTGGGTAAGACTTTTGAATCCTCTAGTCAATCTTATCCCTCAGCAAGTCCAGGATTTTTGTCTTCTCTAGCACGTGACTTTGTCTTCTCTGCACAATACAACTGGATTATTTTGAGGGGTCTCCTATACAAACTAGTTCTCCTGCCccttaaccttttttttaaaaaaaacaaaaacaaatgaaacattgCATATAAGTGTCTTAAATCTAATGTCGT
This is a stretch of genomic DNA from Chelonoidis abingdonii isolate Lonesome George chromosome 21, CheloAbing_2.0, whole genome shotgun sequence. It encodes these proteins:
- the GNGT2 gene encoding guanine nucleotide-binding protein G(I)/G(S)/G(O) subunit gamma-T2; amino-acid sequence: MAQDLTEKELLKMELDQLKKEVKNERQMVSKTGKELKEYIESMAAEDPLLKGVPEDKNPFKEKGGCIIS